The following proteins are co-located in the Chryseobacterium daecheongense genome:
- a CDS encoding cupin-like domain-containing protein, producing the protein MGIVLKPIDIVDDITKEEFYEKYLRPRRPVVIKNMAKKWPAYQKWTMDHIKETVGDVEVPLYDSSKADPSAPINTPTTKMKFGDYIDLIQREPTDLRIFFFDPIKYANKLLDDYISPKDLMGGFLDKYPSMFFGGTGSVTFLHYDIDLPHIFHTHFNGRKHVILFENKWKERLYKIPYTTYALEDYDISNPDFTKFPALNGIEGIECFLEHGDTLFMPTGWWHWMKYLDGSFSLSLRAWDKSWAVKAHSIWNLTVQRKFDDIMKVNFKKKYMDWKEKIAIKRAEIALRRGLPK; encoded by the coding sequence ATGGGAATTGTCTTAAAGCCTATTGACATTGTAGATGACATTACTAAGGAAGAATTCTACGAAAAATACCTAAGGCCGAGAAGGCCTGTTGTCATCAAAAATATGGCAAAAAAATGGCCTGCATATCAAAAATGGACAATGGACCACATCAAAGAGACAGTAGGAGACGTAGAAGTTCCATTATATGACAGTTCCAAAGCTGATCCCTCAGCACCGATCAATACCCCTACTACAAAAATGAAGTTTGGCGATTATATAGACCTGATCCAAAGAGAACCTACCGATCTTCGTATTTTTTTCTTTGATCCTATTAAATATGCCAATAAGCTGCTAGATGATTATATTTCTCCAAAAGATTTAATGGGCGGCTTCCTGGATAAATATCCTTCCATGTTTTTCGGAGGAACTGGGTCCGTTACTTTTCTGCATTACGATATAGACCTTCCCCATATTTTTCATACCCACTTCAACGGGAGAAAGCACGTTATTCTTTTTGAAAATAAATGGAAAGAAAGATTATATAAGATCCCTTATACCACCTATGCATTGGAGGATTATGACATTTCAAATCCTGATTTTACCAAATTTCCCGCACTGAATGGGATCGAAGGTATTGAATGCTTTCTGGAACATGGGGATACCTTGTTTATGCCTACAGGATGGTGGCACTGGATGAAATATCTGGACGGAAGTTTCTCTCTTTCCTTAAGAGCATGGGATAAATCCTGGGCTGTAAAGGCCCACTCTATCTGGAATCTTACGGTACAACGTAAATTCGATGATATCATGAAGGTCAATTTCAAGAAGAAATATATGGACTGGAAGGAAAAAATAGCCATAAAAAGAGCGGAAATAGCCTTACGCAGAGGCCTGCCTAAGTAA
- a CDS encoding carboxypeptidase regulatory-like domain-containing protein: MKKNITLFLMIFLSVLTYAQKTVTGKITDEDGVPIPSASVTVEEPGKDAILAYGITNSKGEYKVTFTTAESNVDLKVKAFNQKPLTKQISNSDQTLSFKMQSEATEIKEVQLKTKMITARGDTIAYDLKAFDSKSDRTLADVMKKIPGIEVNTDGTILYQGNAINKFYVNGKDLMEGGYGTINNSLPKDAVQKVEVLENHQPVKILQDKVPSDQAAINIKLKNSVTMTGRGEVGTGFGEPWLWNVKLTPMFFGQKSQWVVNYKTNNMGEQVENEGNILAFGNRFEGKRINASQNDWLNVENADAPSLPVKRYLLNNVHYLSANYLTNIDKKKEWELKANANYTNNAVEREAYNRKDYFDGSSNTTNILNNFYTDKAKGELIFTKNAKKGFFKNTTSFSQYWNADRGLVDRTDLASGKQRNAGESLESPTTSFQNSLSTIIPWKEKMVNLLSYVSYQTDRQTLEVSPTSYLDIPGFKVLPNSDFVTQNLRLKTFEANHSANIGFSTKGWTFTPEVGFNFKTTDLVSDLYNIETIPSTNPNDLPTLPTAYSNDLRYSTATPYGSLGVNYKNDSWMLYANFPVNSNNIKAEDPFRNVSKTVNKVTFEPSVFAQYTFASFWKASVNANINNNFGEINTAYSGFLMTSPSGINAMDPKNPIPQNNNKSAGTRIEYRNPLNNLFFNVNYRYSDAKRNLISNPTINGAGYTIMNYKEQDNHVLNNGYSAEVGKYFPKFKTNASLSYSNNTVKSDLFLNNDSYTNKNNSQSYGIKFNNTYFSWMSIDYNASISRTKQTSVGKVSSNATRTGFTHNLGLFFYPIENHTVGFNWDQVNTNAAEQKYHNGFYDVSYQFTWAKKKIDFELKWMNIANKKVFETYDINTTNITYTRYQLRPSQVMFTVKFNFK; encoded by the coding sequence ATGAAAAAGAATATTACTTTATTTCTGATGATTTTTCTTTCTGTGCTTACTTATGCACAAAAGACGGTTACAGGAAAAATCACAGATGAAGATGGTGTTCCTATTCCAAGCGCAAGTGTAACGGTGGAAGAACCGGGTAAAGATGCGATCTTAGCTTATGGAATTACCAATTCAAAAGGGGAATATAAAGTAACTTTTACTACAGCAGAGTCTAATGTTGATTTGAAAGTAAAGGCATTTAACCAAAAACCATTAACTAAACAGATAAGCAACAGTGATCAGACGCTAAGTTTTAAAATGCAGTCTGAGGCTACCGAGATCAAGGAAGTTCAACTGAAAACCAAGATGATTACGGCGAGAGGGGATACCATTGCGTATGATCTTAAAGCTTTTGACAGTAAGAGTGACAGGACGCTGGCTGATGTGATGAAAAAGATTCCTGGTATTGAGGTTAATACGGACGGAACGATACTTTATCAGGGGAATGCGATCAATAAATTCTACGTTAATGGGAAAGACCTGATGGAAGGAGGATACGGAACGATTAATAATTCTTTACCAAAGGATGCTGTACAGAAAGTTGAAGTACTTGAAAATCACCAGCCTGTAAAAATCCTTCAGGATAAAGTACCTTCCGACCAGGCGGCAATCAATATTAAATTAAAGAATTCCGTTACCATGACTGGTAGAGGAGAAGTAGGAACAGGATTTGGAGAACCTTGGCTCTGGAATGTGAAACTGACCCCTATGTTCTTTGGACAGAAAAGCCAATGGGTAGTTAATTATAAAACCAATAATATGGGAGAGCAGGTTGAAAATGAAGGAAATATATTGGCTTTTGGAAACAGGTTCGAAGGAAAGAGGATTAATGCCTCACAAAATGACTGGCTCAATGTAGAAAATGCAGACGCTCCCAGCCTTCCGGTAAAAAGATACTTATTAAATAATGTCCACTATTTATCCGCTAATTATTTAACCAATATCGATAAAAAGAAAGAATGGGAACTTAAGGCCAATGCCAACTATACAAATAATGCAGTAGAAAGAGAGGCTTACAACAGGAAAGATTATTTCGATGGAAGCTCCAATACAACTAATATTCTTAATAATTTTTATACGGATAAAGCTAAAGGAGAATTGATTTTTACAAAAAATGCAAAAAAAGGATTCTTCAAGAATACAACGAGCTTTTCTCAATACTGGAATGCAGACAGAGGACTGGTAGACAGAACCGACCTTGCTTCCGGAAAACAAAGAAATGCAGGGGAAAGCCTTGAATCTCCTACGACATCATTTCAAAACTCCTTAAGTACGATTATACCATGGAAGGAAAAAATGGTGAACCTTTTATCCTATGTAAGCTATCAGACAGACAGGCAAACATTGGAAGTTTCTCCAACATCATATCTGGATATCCCTGGATTTAAAGTGTTACCGAATTCTGATTTTGTTACCCAAAACCTAAGGCTTAAAACTTTTGAGGCAAATCATTCTGCAAATATTGGATTTTCTACAAAGGGATGGACCTTTACTCCTGAAGTAGGATTTAATTTCAAAACAACGGATCTGGTTTCAGACCTGTATAACATTGAAACAATTCCATCCACGAATCCGAATGATCTACCGACACTCCCTACCGCATACAGCAATGACCTGAGATATTCCACAGCAACTCCTTACGGAAGTTTAGGGGTTAATTATAAAAATGATTCCTGGATGCTTTATGCCAACTTCCCGGTCAATTCTAATAATATTAAAGCGGAGGACCCGTTCAGAAATGTTTCTAAAACGGTTAATAAAGTTACATTTGAGCCAAGTGTTTTTGCTCAATATACATTTGCTTCATTCTGGAAAGCGTCGGTAAACGCGAATATCAATAATAATTTTGGAGAAATTAATACAGCATATTCAGGATTCTTGATGACTTCTCCAAGTGGAATTAATGCAATGGATCCAAAAAATCCAATTCCTCAGAACAACAATAAATCAGCAGGAACAAGAATTGAATACAGAAACCCGCTGAATAATTTATTCTTTAATGTTAACTACAGGTATTCCGATGCGAAAAGAAACCTGATTTCCAATCCTACAATCAATGGTGCGGGATATACAATAATGAATTACAAAGAACAGGATAATCATGTATTGAATAATGGATACAGTGCAGAAGTTGGAAAGTATTTTCCAAAGTTTAAAACCAATGCCTCCCTTAGCTATAGTAACAACACTGTGAAATCAGACCTGTTTTTAAATAATGATTCCTATACCAACAAGAATAACAGCCAGTCGTACGGAATTAAATTCAATAATACTTATTTCAGCTGGATGAGTATAGATTATAACGCAAGTATTTCCCGAACAAAACAGACCAGTGTTGGAAAGGTTAGCTCTAACGCTACCAGAACAGGTTTCACCCATAATCTTGGACTTTTCTTCTATCCTATAGAAAACCATACAGTCGGGTTCAATTGGGATCAGGTGAACACAAATGCAGCTGAACAGAAGTACCATAACGGATTCTACGATGTGTCCTATCAGTTTACCTGGGCTAAGAAGAAAATAGATTTCGAACTGAAGTGGATGAATATTGCGAATAAAAAGGTATTCGAAACCTATGATATTAATACGACCAATATTACCTATACGAGATATCAGCTTCGTCCAAGTCAGGTAATGTTTACCGTGAAATTTAACTTCAAATAA
- a CDS encoding sugar kinase encodes MKPEYAIIIKNKTRLEALIERFNTKAQARFYIESSGGDFQEYVIEHEKFYQSFLEVQTKLSKVIKNKVIEREFIPSFIFSEKNLIVVVGQDGLVANVAKYSKNIPIVAINPDQERYDGVLLPFNTKNFLDGIHSAINENFSSKRMKFAEAVLNDGQKLLAVNDLFIGVSSHSSARYKVVMNGKEEMHSSSGIIVSTKTGSTGWLSSIFNMAYGILGSKELEYPELNEDDLYFAVREPFKSKATQTEICSGRIKRGNRLVIESLMPNNGFIFSDGIEQDFLQFNSGATVEIKLSDEEAVLVIN; translated from the coding sequence ATGAAACCAGAATACGCAATTATTATTAAGAACAAAACGAGATTGGAAGCTTTGATTGAACGGTTCAATACAAAAGCACAGGCCCGGTTTTATATCGAAAGTTCTGGGGGTGATTTTCAGGAATATGTTATTGAACATGAAAAGTTCTATCAATCATTTCTTGAAGTCCAGACAAAACTTTCCAAAGTAATTAAAAATAAAGTGATAGAACGAGAATTTATACCCTCCTTTATTTTCTCTGAAAAGAATTTAATTGTGGTGGTTGGGCAGGATGGACTGGTAGCGAATGTAGCAAAATACTCTAAAAATATACCTATCGTAGCAATTAATCCTGACCAAGAAAGGTATGATGGAGTACTGCTTCCATTTAATACAAAAAACTTTCTGGATGGCATTCACTCTGCTATAAACGAAAATTTTAGTTCAAAGAGAATGAAGTTTGCTGAAGCAGTATTGAATGACGGGCAAAAGCTCCTGGCTGTAAATGATCTTTTCATTGGTGTTTCTTCCCATAGCTCAGCAAGGTATAAGGTGGTTATGAACGGAAAAGAAGAGATGCATTCCTCCAGTGGAATTATTGTTTCTACAAAGACAGGAAGTACCGGCTGGCTAAGCTCGATCTTTAATATGGCCTATGGAATTTTAGGATCTAAAGAACTGGAATATCCGGAACTCAATGAAGATGATCTATACTTTGCGGTGAGAGAACCTTTCAAAAGTAAAGCAACACAAACGGAAATTTGCAGTGGGCGCATAAAAAGAGGAAATAGGCTCGTGATAGAGTCATTAATGCCAAATAATGGCTTTATATTTAGTGATGGAATTGAACAGGATTTTTTGCAGTTCAATAGTGGTGCAACCGTAGAAATTAAGCTGTCTGATGAAGAGGCGGTTTTGGTGATAAATTAA
- a CDS encoding RNA 2'-phosphotransferase, translating into MNEIENKRISKFLSLILRHQPETIHLHLDENGWADVEELITKSARKRVHFTMKELDEVVETNNKKRFAFNEDKTKIRANQGHSINIDLALIPQQPPEYLYHGTAESNIRSIMEKGIEKRSRQHVHLSADKDTATKVGMRHGKPVILTIRTGKMSEEGIQFYLSDNGVWLTDFVDAKYISK; encoded by the coding sequence ATGAACGAAATAGAAAATAAAAGAATAAGTAAATTTTTAAGCCTGATTCTCCGTCATCAGCCAGAAACAATTCATCTGCATTTAGATGAAAATGGTTGGGCGGATGTGGAAGAATTGATTACAAAATCGGCCCGCAAAAGAGTGCATTTTACGATGAAGGAATTAGATGAGGTCGTAGAAACAAATAACAAAAAAAGGTTTGCTTTTAACGAAGATAAAACGAAAATACGAGCTAACCAGGGACACTCTATTAATATAGATCTGGCATTGATTCCTCAGCAGCCTCCGGAATATCTCTACCATGGAACTGCAGAAAGTAATATCAGATCCATTATGGAAAAAGGGATTGAAAAAAGAAGCAGGCAGCATGTTCATCTGAGTGCAGATAAAGATACTGCTACAAAAGTAGGAATGCGTCACGGAAAACCTGTAATTTTGACCATCCGGACAGGCAAAATGTCTGAAGAAGGAATTCAGTTCTATCTTTCAGACAATGGAGTCTGGCTGACGGATTTTGTTGACGCGAAATATATTTCAAAGTAA
- a CDS encoding SPFH domain-containing protein, translating to MTYVLHFKNGKTVREGRGLSFFYFAPNSSIVAIPMGSNDLPFIFNENTFDYQTVKIQGQISYKIIDPKALSNTLDFTVNESGVYKKNDIEKLNQRIINLAQTSTSSFIHEMSLKDAIRSAKKIEEHILVGLKASETIQTMGIEILGASILAVQTTPEMARALETETREKLQQQADEAIYERRNFAVEQERKIKESELNTEIAVEEKQKQIEEKRMETEIQQEENNKILREMKIAADISVENQRKQLIEQKTENDRKEAETQGYVLETSLKPYKEMDWRVLSALSGNQDARSNIALAFRELAENAGKIGNLNISPDLLENLLKQH from the coding sequence ATGACTTACGTTCTTCATTTTAAAAATGGGAAAACCGTAAGAGAAGGAAGAGGGCTATCATTTTTTTATTTTGCTCCAAACAGTTCTATTGTAGCAATTCCGATGGGAAGTAATGATCTGCCGTTTATTTTTAATGAAAATACGTTTGATTATCAGACGGTAAAAATCCAGGGACAGATCAGCTATAAAATTATTGATCCAAAAGCTTTATCGAATACATTGGATTTTACGGTTAATGAATCAGGAGTATATAAGAAAAATGATATTGAGAAGCTTAACCAAAGAATCATTAACCTGGCACAGACTTCTACTTCATCATTTATCCATGAAATGAGTTTAAAAGATGCCATCCGCTCCGCTAAAAAGATCGAGGAACATATTTTAGTGGGACTTAAGGCTTCAGAAACAATCCAAACGATGGGCATTGAAATATTGGGAGCCAGTATTCTGGCGGTCCAAACCACTCCGGAAATGGCCAGGGCATTAGAAACGGAAACCAGGGAGAAACTCCAGCAGCAGGCAGATGAAGCCATTTATGAGAGAAGAAACTTTGCCGTGGAGCAGGAAAGAAAGATCAAAGAATCTGAGCTGAATACAGAGATAGCAGTTGAGGAAAAACAAAAACAGATCGAAGAAAAAAGAATGGAAACAGAGATCCAGCAGGAGGAAAATAACAAGATCCTTAGAGAAATGAAGATTGCTGCTGATATTTCCGTTGAAAATCAAAGAAAACAGCTGATAGAGCAAAAGACAGAAAATGACAGAAAAGAAGCTGAAACCCAGGGCTATGTATTGGAAACCTCATTGAAACCATATAAAGAAATGGATTGGAGGGTTCTAAGTGCTTTGAGTGGAAACCAGGATGCAAGATCCAATATTGCACTGGCTTTTAGAGAGCTTGCTGAAAATGCAGGGAAAATAGGAAACTTAAATATAAGCCCGGACTTATTGGAAAATCTCTTAAAACAGCATTAA
- a CDS encoding NAD-dependent deacylase: MKKLTILSGAGISAESGIKTFRDGDGLWENHNVTDVASPEGWKRDRALVLEFYNQRRRQLHEVEPNDAHRLLAELEKYFDVQIITQNIDDLHERAGSSNILHIHGELFKSCSSHNKDLIYEQKDDINEGDKAEDGSQLRPFIVWFGEDVPLYNVAREKVKEADILIVIGTSLQVYPAAGLIHEIKDDCLLIVINPNETEFGYGKRAVVMKESATKGMKLLFDKLVNMA, from the coding sequence ATGAAGAAACTGACCATATTAAGCGGTGCAGGAATTAGTGCCGAAAGCGGAATAAAGACATTCAGAGACGGAGATGGTCTCTGGGAAAATCATAATGTAACAGATGTGGCAAGTCCTGAGGGCTGGAAGAGGGACAGAGCATTGGTTTTGGAGTTTTACAATCAGAGACGCCGCCAGCTTCATGAAGTAGAACCTAATGATGCCCACCGGCTGTTAGCAGAGCTTGAGAAGTATTTCGATGTACAAATCATTACTCAGAATATAGATGATCTTCATGAAAGGGCAGGATCAAGCAACATCCTCCACATCCATGGAGAACTGTTTAAGTCATGTTCGAGTCATAACAAAGACCTGATCTATGAGCAAAAAGATGATATTAACGAGGGTGATAAAGCCGAAGACGGATCTCAGTTAAGACCATTTATCGTTTGGTTTGGAGAAGATGTGCCTTTATACAATGTAGCAAGAGAAAAGGTAAAAGAAGCAGATATTTTAATTGTTATCGGAACTTCCTTGCAGGTATATCCGGCAGCAGGTCTGATCCATGAAATTAAAGATGATTGTCTTTTGATCGTTATCAATCCCAATGAAACGGAGTTCGGATATGGTAAAAGAGCTGTAGTGATGAAAGAAAGTGCAACAAAGGGAATGAAATTATTGTTTGATAAGCTTGTAAATATGGCATAA
- a CDS encoding metallophosphoesterase family protein, which translates to MKRKLVIGDIHGGFKALIQVLDRAQVKSDDQLIFLGDYVDGWSESSQIIAFLIELSKKQDCIFIKGNHDAWCEDWLSFRETPEVWLNNGGRKTIESYDAYSEIELQQHLEFFQHMKNYDVDDQNRLFIHAGYSSMHGPEREVYSSNYRWDRTLWETAVCMDKKLSKNSELYPKRLLLYNEIFIGHTPTIDLGSKEPLHKANVWNLDTGAAYTGSLSIMDADTKEFWQSDPLPALYPDETGRNG; encoded by the coding sequence ATGAAGAGAAAGTTAGTAATAGGTGATATTCATGGAGGTTTTAAAGCGCTGATCCAGGTTCTTGACCGGGCTCAGGTAAAAAGTGATGATCAATTAATCTTTCTTGGAGATTATGTAGACGGCTGGAGTGAATCTTCCCAGATTATTGCCTTTCTGATTGAACTTTCAAAAAAGCAGGATTGTATTTTTATTAAAGGAAACCATGATGCCTGGTGTGAAGACTGGCTTTCTTTCAGAGAAACTCCTGAAGTATGGCTCAATAATGGAGGGAGAAAGACTATCGAAAGTTATGATGCCTATTCCGAAATAGAATTACAGCAACATTTGGAGTTTTTTCAGCATATGAAAAACTATGATGTAGACGATCAGAACCGTTTATTTATTCATGCCGGATATTCTTCAATGCACGGCCCGGAAAGAGAGGTCTATTCCAGTAATTACCGATGGGATCGGACGCTTTGGGAAACGGCTGTTTGTATGGATAAAAAGCTGAGCAAGAACTCTGAATTATATCCTAAAAGGCTGCTTTTGTATAACGAGATATTTATTGGGCATACCCCTACTATTGACCTGGGAAGCAAAGAACCTCTACACAAAGCCAATGTCTGGAATCTGGATACCGGGGCTGCTTATACAGGATCATTGTCCATTATGGATGCAGACACTAAAGAGTTCTGGCAGAGTGATCCTCTTCCTGCTTTATATCCTGATGAGACAGGAAGGAATGGGTAG
- a CDS encoding cupin-like domain-containing protein encodes MGIILKPIDVVDDISKEDFYEKYLKPRRPVVIKNMAKKWPAYQKWTMDYMKETVGDVEVPLYDSSKADPSAPINASAAKMKFGDYIDLIQKEPTDLRIFLFDPIKFAPKLLEDYISPKELMGGFLDKYPNMFFGGKGSVTFLHFDIDMAHIFHTHFNGRKHIMLFDYKWKERLYQIPYATYALEDYDIENPDFTKFPALDGVEGIECFLEHGDTLFMPTGWWHWMKYLDGSFSISLRAWDKSWAVKAHSLWNLTVQRKFDDIMKSNFKKRYMDWKEKKAVERANYALKRGLPK; translated from the coding sequence ATGGGAATTATTTTAAAGCCTATAGATGTTGTAGACGATATCAGTAAAGAAGATTTCTACGAAAAATATCTAAAGCCGAGAAGGCCCGTTGTCATCAAAAACATGGCAAAAAAATGGCCTGCATATCAAAAATGGACAATGGATTATATGAAGGAAACGGTAGGTGATGTAGAAGTCCCCTTATATGACAGCTCAAAGGCTGACCCGTCTGCTCCCATCAATGCATCTGCAGCCAAAATGAAATTTGGAGATTATATCGATTTGATTCAGAAAGAGCCTACAGATCTTAGAATCTTCCTTTTTGATCCGATCAAATTTGCTCCAAAACTTCTTGAAGATTATATTTCTCCCAAAGAATTAATGGGAGGGTTCCTTGATAAATATCCGAATATGTTCTTTGGAGGAAAAGGGTCCGTTACTTTCCTTCATTTTGATATCGATATGGCGCATATCTTCCATACGCACTTCAACGGCAGAAAACATATCATGCTCTTTGATTACAAATGGAAAGAAAGACTTTATCAGATTCCTTATGCTACGTATGCTCTGGAAGATTACGATATTGAGAATCCTGATTTCACTAAATTCCCGGCGCTTGACGGAGTGGAAGGTATTGAATGCTTCCTTGAACATGGAGACACCTTGTTTATGCCTACAGGATGGTGGCACTGGATGAAGTATCTGGACGGAAGTTTCTCTATTTCCTTAAGGGCTTGGGATAAATCCTGGGCAGTAAAGGCACACTCTTTATGGAATCTTACGGTACAGCGTAAATTTGATGATATCATGAAGTCCAATTTCAAAAAAAGGTATATGGACTGGAAAGAGAAAAAAGCTGTTGAACGAGCCAACTATGCTTTAAAAAGAGGCTTACCAAAATAA
- a CDS encoding O-acetyl-ADP-ribose deacetylase: MSPLIELIKGDITKVKADVIVNAANSSLLGGGGVDGAIHRAGGKQILEECIHIRNKQGKCKTGEAVVTSAGNLPATYVIHTVGPVWNGDEAKESVLLANCYRNSLLLAESLDAKTIAFPNISTGIYHFPKELAAKIAINEVQNFWTERIEKIIFVCFDNENEAIYDKLLKEKQ, from the coding sequence ATGAGCCCACTTATTGAATTAATAAAAGGCGATATCACTAAAGTAAAGGCTGATGTTATTGTAAATGCGGCAAATTCGTCTTTACTTGGAGGAGGTGGTGTTGATGGGGCTATTCATCGTGCAGGTGGAAAGCAGATATTAGAAGAATGTATTCATATAAGAAATAAACAAGGAAAATGTAAAACGGGCGAGGCGGTTGTAACTTCTGCAGGAAATCTTCCTGCAACTTATGTTATTCATACCGTGGGACCGGTCTGGAATGGTGATGAAGCAAAAGAATCGGTGCTTTTAGCTAATTGTTACAGGAATTCTTTACTATTAGCAGAGAGTCTTGATGCTAAAACAATAGCTTTTCCGAACATTAGTACCGGAATTTATCATTTCCCGAAAGAATTAGCAGCAAAAATTGCTATTAATGAAGTTCAAAATTTTTGGACAGAAAGGATTGAAAAAATTATTTTCGTTTGTTTCGATAATGAAAACGAAGCAATTTATGACAAACTATTAAAAGAAAAACAATGA